A single Pyxicephalus adspersus chromosome 8, UCB_Pads_2.0, whole genome shotgun sequence DNA region contains:
- the UROD gene encoding uroporphyrinogen decarboxylase: protein MEQPEHLLPENFPPLQNDTFLRAARGEECRQVPVWCMRQAGRYLPEFRETRAGQDFFASCRSPEICCELTLQPLRRFPLDAAIIFSDILVIPQALGMEIRMEAGRGPVFPEPLQGPQDLQKLKTTVDVSQELGYVFQAITLTRHKIAGKVPLIGFTGAPWTLMTYMIEGGGSTTMSKAKRWLYQNPSASHQLLQQLTDVFVDYLVGQVAAGAQVGERTGKRVTLQGNLDPCALYASKDNIEEMAKTMVEAFGHRAYIANLGHGLYPDMDPEHVGAFIAAVHKYTERKEK, encoded by the exons ATGGAACAGCCGGAACACCTGCT cCCGGAGAATTTCCCTCCTCTTCAGAATGACACATTCCTGCGCGCTGCCCGCGGTGAGGAATGCCGACAGGTGCCCGTGTGGTGCATGAGACAGGCCGGCCGCTACTTGCCAG AGTTTCGGGAGACCCGCGCAGGACAGGACTTCTTTGCATCGTGCCGCAGCCCGGAAATCTGCTGCGAGCTCACCTTGCAG CCACTGCGCCGGTTCCCCTTGGATGCTGCCATCATCTTTTCCGACATCCTCGTCATTCCTCAG GCGTTGGGCATGGAGATCCGTATGGAAGCAGGCAGAGGACCTGTGTTTCCCGAGCCGCTCCAGGGCCCACAGGACCTGCAGAAACTGAAGACTACAGTGGATGTTTCCCAGGAGTTGGGCTATGTGTTTCAAGCCATAACCCTCACCCGTCACAAGATCGCAGGGAAAGTTCCTCTGATTGGCTTTACTGGTGCTCCG TGGACACTGATGACCTATATGATTGAGGGTGGTGGATCTACAACCATGTCCAAGGCAAAGCGCTGGCTCTATCAGAACCCGAGTGCCAGTCACCAACTCCTGCAGCAGCTCACAGACGTCTTTGTGGATTACCTGGTGggacaggtggcagcaggtgCCCAGGTAGG GGAAAGGACGGGGAAGAGGGTGACCCTGCAAGGAAATCTGGACCCCTGTGCTCTGTACGCCAGTAAG GATAACATTGAAGAGATGGCGAAGACGATGGTGGAGGCCTTTGGCCACCGGGCGTACATAGCAAACCTGGGCCACGGCTTGTATCCCGATATGGACCCAGAACATGTAGGAGCCTTTATAGCTGCTGTGCACAAATACACAGAGCGAAAAGAGAAATGA